From a single Mesorhizobium shangrilense genomic region:
- a CDS encoding ABC transporter permease has translation MHSPAITPLARTVIARLGSGFVTLFIVSLIIFAAIAVLPGDFAKVALGRSATPETVANFQRSLGLDRPVTERYVSWIGGALKGDLGLSFSSGSGTPRTVNSIIGPRLKNTLFLAAIAALVSVPVALLFGIIAAIRRNSWLDRSLNALTLVGISFPEFFVAYVLMLLLAVKLPIFYSLARITPGMGAIEIAERLALPVATLCFGIIAHMMRMTRAAIINLLSSPYIEMAKLKGTAPWIIVLRHALPNAWAPISAVIAFNLAYLIVGVVVVEVVFVYPGIGQAMVDAVRSRDIPVVQGCALIFATAYILLNLLADVIAIATNPRLAHPR, from the coding sequence TTGCACTCGCCAGCCATTACGCCTCTTGCAAGAACCGTCATTGCGAGACTGGGATCAGGCTTTGTCACCCTTTTCATCGTATCTCTCATAATCTTCGCGGCAATCGCCGTCTTGCCGGGCGATTTTGCCAAGGTCGCCCTCGGGCGTTCCGCAACGCCGGAGACCGTGGCCAATTTCCAGCGATCGCTCGGATTGGACCGGCCGGTGACGGAACGTTACGTCTCCTGGATCGGCGGTGCCCTGAAGGGCGATCTCGGTCTCTCCTTCTCGTCGGGCTCTGGAACGCCGCGTACGGTCAACAGCATCATTGGTCCGCGCCTGAAGAACACGCTGTTCCTGGCGGCTATCGCTGCCTTGGTTTCCGTCCCCGTGGCGCTACTCTTTGGCATCATTGCCGCGATCCGGCGCAACAGCTGGCTCGACAGGTCGCTGAACGCCTTGACCCTTGTGGGCATCTCCTTCCCGGAGTTTTTCGTAGCCTACGTGCTGATGCTTCTGCTGGCCGTCAAACTGCCCATTTTCTACTCGCTGGCACGCATTACCCCTGGCATGGGGGCGATCGAGATTGCTGAGCGTCTGGCCTTGCCGGTAGCCACGCTCTGCTTCGGCATCATTGCTCACATGATGCGCATGACCCGCGCCGCAATCATCAATCTTCTCTCAAGCCCTTACATAGAGATGGCCAAGCTCAAGGGGACGGCGCCCTGGATCATCGTCTTGAGGCATGCGCTTCCCAATGCCTGGGCGCCGATATCCGCGGTGATCGCGTTCAATCTGGCCTATCTCATCGTTGGCGTTGTCGTCGTCGAGGTCGTGTTCGTATATCCGGGCATCGGCCAGGCCATGGTGGACGCGGTGCGGTCGCGCGACATTCCGGTCGTCCAGGGCTGCGCCTTGATCTTCGCCACGGCCTACATCCTGCTCAACCTGCTTGCAGACGTCATCGCCATTGCCACCAACCCGCGCCTGGCGCACCCCCGATGA
- a CDS encoding NADH:flavin oxidoreductase codes for MTLSPSSGPASLPASKDPLLQPLRIKKLLLRNRIMSTSHASFMDDGGLPLERYQRYHEEKAKGGLALTMFGGSSMVDVDSSWGGGQINMAADEIIPHLQEFSNRIHAQGAALMCQLSHLGRRADATTNNWLPALAPSRSRETQHRAFSREMDEHDIKRIVTAYGDAAARCHEGGLDGVETLTGGHLIGQFFSPRTNFRSDRFGGSVGNRVRFGLMVHEEIRRRLGDDPILGMRFVVDEASEDGLHFEDCLEIASIFEREGLVDVFNCIFGRMDTVIALAEQNMPGMSQPLAPFLSKVGAFRQHTRLPVFHAARITDLATARYAIREGLLDMVGMTRAHMADPQIVNKLMRGEEERIRPCVGASYCMHKKANCIHNPASGRETMLPQVIVPADRQRKMVVVGGGPAGLEAARVLAERGHAVVLFEAGNRPGGQLLLACRASWRRDLVGIIDWRVAELARLGVDVRCDVYAGAEDILSESPDAVIIATGGLPDTEWLPGAEHCMTIWDMLSTTTEHSGDVLLYDGTGRHEGMSTALHLAEQGCQVHVVTIDDSLAQEVEYSSRAIYRKQFKQLGITVTVDHHLIKVERDMSNTLKATFKHELTNELLELPATQIVVERGTAPLDEVFHALKDLSSNAGVTDLPALIEGRPQRRDAVVTGFELHRIGDAVASRNVHASIYEAFRLCMAL; via the coding sequence ATGACGTTGTCACCCTCGTCCGGGCCGGCTTCCTTGCCGGCAAGCAAGGACCCCTTGCTGCAGCCGCTGCGGATAAAGAAGCTCTTGCTGCGAAATCGCATCATGAGCACAAGCCACGCCTCGTTCATGGACGACGGTGGCCTGCCGCTCGAGCGATATCAGCGCTATCACGAAGAAAAGGCCAAGGGTGGTCTCGCGCTGACCATGTTCGGCGGATCCTCGATGGTTGATGTGGATTCCAGTTGGGGCGGCGGCCAGATCAACATGGCCGCCGACGAGATTATCCCGCATCTGCAGGAGTTTTCAAACCGTATCCATGCGCAAGGCGCGGCGCTGATGTGTCAGCTCTCGCATCTTGGCCGCCGCGCCGACGCGACGACGAACAACTGGCTGCCGGCGCTTGCGCCGTCCCGCTCGCGCGAGACCCAGCATCGCGCCTTCTCCAGGGAGATGGACGAGCACGACATAAAGCGGATCGTTACCGCGTATGGCGATGCGGCGGCACGCTGCCACGAAGGCGGGCTGGACGGCGTGGAGACGCTGACCGGCGGCCATTTGATCGGCCAGTTCTTTTCCCCGCGCACGAATTTCCGCTCGGATCGCTTTGGCGGGTCGGTCGGAAACCGCGTGCGCTTCGGCTTGATGGTGCATGAGGAGATCCGCAGGCGGCTTGGCGACGATCCGATCCTGGGCATGCGCTTCGTCGTCGACGAGGCAAGCGAGGATGGCCTTCATTTCGAGGATTGCCTGGAGATCGCCAGCATCTTCGAGCGCGAGGGGCTGGTTGACGTTTTCAATTGCATTTTCGGCAGGATGGACACGGTCATCGCCCTTGCCGAGCAAAACATGCCCGGCATGTCACAACCGCTGGCTCCTTTCCTGTCGAAGGTCGGCGCCTTCCGCCAGCACACCCGGCTGCCGGTCTTCCACGCTGCACGCATTACCGATCTTGCGACGGCGCGCTACGCCATCCGCGAGGGTCTGCTCGACATGGTCGGCATGACGCGCGCCCATATGGCCGACCCGCAGATCGTCAACAAGCTGATGCGCGGCGAGGAAGAACGGATCCGGCCTTGTGTCGGCGCCTCCTACTGCATGCACAAGAAGGCCAACTGCATTCACAACCCCGCCTCAGGCAGGGAAACAATGCTGCCGCAGGTCATTGTCCCGGCCGACCGGCAACGCAAGATGGTGGTCGTTGGCGGCGGCCCGGCCGGGCTTGAAGCAGCACGCGTCCTGGCCGAGCGCGGCCATGCCGTCGTTCTGTTCGAGGCGGGCAACAGACCGGGAGGGCAACTGCTGCTTGCTTGCCGCGCATCCTGGCGAAGGGATCTTGTCGGCATCATCGATTGGCGGGTGGCCGAACTGGCGCGCCTCGGCGTCGATGTTCGTTGCGACGTCTACGCCGGCGCCGAGGACATTCTGTCGGAAAGCCCAGATGCCGTCATCATCGCGACTGGAGGCCTGCCAGACACCGAATGGCTGCCTGGCGCCGAGCACTGCATGACGATCTGGGACATGCTCAGCACGACAACCGAACACAGCGGCGACGTTCTTCTTTATGACGGCACCGGCCGGCATGAGGGAATGTCGACCGCGCTTCATCTTGCCGAGCAAGGCTGCCAGGTGCACGTGGTTACCATCGACGACAGCCTCGCCCAGGAAGTCGAGTATTCCTCTCGCGCGATCTACCGAAAGCAGTTCAAGCAGCTTGGCATCACCGTGACGGTGGACCATCACCTGATCAAGGTCGAACGGGATATGTCCAATACGCTGAAGGCGACTTTCAAGCACGAACTGACGAATGAGCTCCTTGAGCTGCCGGCGACACAGATCGTCGTCGAAAGGGGAACCGCGCCGCTCGACGAGGTCTTTCACGCCCTCAAGGATCTCTCCAGCAACGCTGGCGTCACCGACCTTCCCGCTCTGATCGAGGGTAGACCTCAGCGTAGAGACGCCGTCGTGACAGGTTTCGAGCTCCATCGGATCGGCGACGCCGTCGCCAGCCGCAACGTTCACGCCTCGATTTACGAGGCCTTTCGCCTCTGCATGGCGCTGTGA
- a CDS encoding ABC transporter ATP-binding protein — protein sequence MEVDNSGAWQPIVKGISMSLRRGEVLGLIGESGAGKSTLGLAALGFTRPGCRIAKGSVSFNGIDLLRESEGARRQIRGTRIAYVAQSAATSFNPAHRIIDQTIECAMRLGGLTRQEAIAQAKALYAEMQLPNPNEIGERYPHQVSGGQLQRAMTAMAMICKPDLIVFDEPTTALDVTTQVEVLASVRRIVTDHHTAALYITHDLAVVAQLAHRIMVLRHGELVEEAATERMLNHPQEAYTRSLWTVRNLEKPEEAPTQPILNVSHVDAHYGDFKVLEDICLDLPRGRTLAVVGESGSGKSTLARVIAGLLPATSGTISLNGTALASSLKQRAAGQLRGIQMIYQSADAALNPRHTVMDLVGRPVTLHTGLKGQACARRVVELLEMVELSEHHITSFPSELSGGQKQRVSIARAIATDPEVFICDEITSGLDQLVQEQILKLMLNLQKELDKTYMFITHDIATVNAIADNVVVMQRGRIVQQGPKHELLSSPTHPYTRALLAAVPQMDPHWLDGILNDSTASLRRQEALRSQSGL from the coding sequence GTGGAAGTCGACAATTCCGGAGCCTGGCAGCCGATCGTCAAGGGGATAAGCATGTCGCTGCGGCGCGGCGAAGTGCTGGGCCTCATCGGGGAATCGGGCGCGGGCAAATCGACACTCGGGCTCGCGGCCCTTGGCTTCACCCGGCCGGGCTGCCGTATCGCCAAAGGCAGTGTCAGCTTCAACGGCATCGATCTGCTGCGGGAAAGCGAGGGAGCCCGGCGGCAAATCCGCGGCACACGCATCGCCTATGTCGCACAAAGTGCCGCGACGTCATTCAACCCGGCACACCGCATTATCGATCAGACGATCGAGTGCGCCATGAGGCTGGGTGGATTGACCCGGCAGGAAGCCATCGCGCAGGCGAAGGCGCTCTACGCCGAAATGCAACTTCCGAATCCAAATGAGATCGGCGAGCGGTATCCCCATCAGGTATCCGGCGGTCAGTTGCAACGCGCCATGACCGCGATGGCCATGATCTGCAAGCCCGACCTCATCGTCTTCGATGAGCCGACGACCGCGCTCGACGTGACGACGCAGGTCGAAGTGCTGGCCTCAGTCCGCAGGATCGTGACCGACCATCACACTGCCGCCCTGTACATCACCCACGATCTGGCCGTCGTGGCCCAACTGGCCCATCGGATAATGGTGCTGCGACATGGGGAACTGGTTGAAGAGGCAGCGACCGAGCGGATGCTGAATCATCCGCAGGAGGCTTATACCCGCTCGCTGTGGACCGTGCGGAATCTCGAGAAGCCGGAGGAAGCCCCGACCCAGCCCATTTTGAACGTCAGCCATGTCGATGCCCATTATGGGGACTTCAAAGTCCTGGAGGACATCTGCCTGGATTTGCCGCGGGGACGCACACTCGCTGTCGTCGGCGAGTCCGGCTCTGGAAAGTCGACGCTTGCCCGGGTCATTGCCGGCCTGCTGCCGGCGACATCGGGCACCATTAGCCTGAACGGCACCGCGCTTGCTTCTTCGTTGAAGCAGCGCGCTGCCGGCCAGCTTCGCGGCATACAGATGATCTATCAGTCGGCGGACGCGGCACTCAATCCCCGTCATACGGTGATGGATCTCGTCGGCCGACCGGTAACCCTGCACACAGGGTTGAAAGGGCAGGCCTGCGCCAGGCGCGTCGTCGAATTACTCGAAATGGTCGAGCTCTCGGAACACCATATCACAAGCTTCCCGTCCGAGCTCTCCGGCGGTCAGAAGCAACGGGTGTCGATAGCACGGGCAATCGCGACCGATCCGGAGGTCTTTATCTGCGACGAGATCACATCCGGTCTCGATCAACTGGTCCAGGAGCAGATTCTCAAGCTCATGCTCAATCTCCAGAAGGAGTTGGACAAGACCTACATGTTCATCACCCATGACATCGCGACGGTGAATGCTATCGCCGACAATGTCGTGGTGATGCAGCGCGGCAGGATCGTGCAGCAAGGTCCCAAACATGAGTTGCTGTCCTCGCCGACACATCCCTACACCAGGGCCCTGCTGGCCGCGGTTCCGCAGATGGATCCGCATTGGCTTGATGGCATCCTGAACGATTCCACGGCCAGCCTCCGTCGCCAGGAAGCGCTTCGAAGCCAATCCGGGCTATGA
- a CDS encoding ABC transporter substrate-binding protein has translation MTNEQGSQSGEVSKGFATSTRRQFIGWAGLLALGASLSPFDARAAQSAPRQGGSVKFAINDGTQADSFDPATWQNSYTQVIFGGTLCNALTELDVTGAAAPDLAESFSSSADLKVWTFTLRPGLKFHDGAAVTVNDVIESYRHHMGPTSSSAAKALVDSIVDIKADGDRNVVFTLSGGNADFPYLAADCHLVVMPAKASGGIDWARGVATGPYSIEDNQPGIGVRMKRNPDYHKPGQPYFDKVEFVNIIDVAARTNALLTGEIDYMVDADIKTLKMLEQNPEIEISKVSGLRHFTFSMNTSVAPFDNPDVRMALKYAIDRDDIINKAFLGNAKTANDNPVAPQIAFAVNPLPVHSYNIEKAKEHLTKAGLTSLTVDLSVAETAFPNAIDAALLFKEHAAKAGIEINVVREADDGYWDNVWQHKPFVGVDWLGKPTCDSLFTTTYASGAPWNDTAWKNKQFDELLVKGRAEPDKAKRQEIYGEMQQILHDDGGALVLAYALFIDAMSKKIAHGPIGNMLQCDNFRMAERWWLA, from the coding sequence ATGACGAACGAACAAGGTTCTCAGTCCGGCGAGGTCTCGAAGGGGTTCGCCACTTCAACGCGTCGCCAGTTCATCGGCTGGGCGGGCTTGCTTGCGCTTGGCGCTTCGCTCTCCCCGTTCGATGCGCGCGCCGCCCAATCCGCACCGCGCCAGGGCGGATCGGTCAAGTTCGCCATCAACGATGGCACGCAGGCGGATTCCTTCGATCCGGCGACATGGCAGAATTCGTATACGCAGGTGATTTTCGGTGGCACGCTTTGTAATGCGCTGACGGAACTCGACGTTACCGGTGCCGCGGCTCCGGACCTGGCGGAAAGCTTTTCGTCCTCCGCCGACCTCAAGGTCTGGACGTTTACACTACGGCCCGGTCTCAAATTCCACGACGGCGCGGCTGTTACCGTCAATGACGTGATCGAATCCTATCGCCATCATATGGGCCCCACGTCGAGTTCCGCCGCGAAGGCGCTCGTCGATTCCATCGTGGACATCAAAGCCGATGGCGACAGAAACGTGGTCTTCACACTGAGCGGAGGCAATGCCGACTTCCCTTACCTCGCCGCCGACTGTCACCTTGTGGTGATGCCGGCGAAGGCCAGTGGCGGAATTGACTGGGCAAGAGGCGTGGCCACCGGGCCTTACTCGATAGAGGACAACCAGCCCGGCATTGGCGTGCGCATGAAGCGCAATCCCGATTATCACAAGCCTGGCCAGCCCTATTTCGACAAGGTCGAATTCGTCAACATCATCGATGTCGCCGCTCGCACAAACGCGCTGCTGACCGGCGAGATCGACTACATGGTCGATGCCGATATCAAGACGCTTAAAATGCTGGAGCAAAATCCGGAGATCGAGATATCGAAAGTCAGCGGGCTGCGCCATTTCACCTTCAGCATGAACACATCGGTGGCTCCGTTCGACAATCCCGACGTTCGCATGGCGCTGAAATATGCGATCGATCGCGACGACATCATCAACAAGGCATTCCTCGGCAATGCGAAGACGGCGAATGACAACCCCGTTGCCCCGCAGATCGCATTCGCCGTCAATCCGCTGCCTGTTCACAGCTACAATATCGAGAAGGCGAAGGAACATCTCACCAAGGCGGGCCTGACCTCGCTCACGGTCGATCTCTCCGTCGCCGAGACGGCATTTCCCAACGCCATCGATGCCGCGCTTCTGTTCAAGGAGCATGCCGCCAAGGCCGGCATTGAGATCAACGTCGTGCGGGAGGCCGACGATGGCTACTGGGACAATGTTTGGCAGCACAAGCCTTTTGTGGGTGTCGACTGGCTGGGCAAGCCAACGTGTGATTCACTGTTCACCACCACCTATGCCAGCGGCGCGCCATGGAATGACACCGCGTGGAAAAACAAGCAGTTCGACGAGCTGCTGGTGAAGGGCCGCGCTGAGCCCGACAAAGCCAAGCGCCAGGAAATCTACGGCGAAATGCAGCAGATCCTGCATGACGACGGCGGCGCGCTTGTGCTTGCTTACGCGCTGTTCATCGATGCCATGTCGAAGAAGATCGCGCACGGACCCATCGGCAATATGCTGCAGTGCGACAATTTCCGAATGGCCGAACGTTGGTGGCTTGCCTAG
- a CDS encoding NAD-dependent epimerase/dehydratase family protein: MPILVTGAAGFIGSHVCLRLIERGDEVIGVDNLNDYYDPMLKKARLARLVGKREFAFRELDIADPMALAESVSGQTIKKVVHLAAQAGVRHSLENPRAYIRANINGHLEILEFCRACPGFEHLVYASSSSVYGGNRKVPFSEADPVDHPVSLYAATKKSDELMSHAYAHLFGVAQTGLRFFTVYGPWGRPDMAYWIFTQAMLEDKPIRVFNNGDMWRDFTYIDDVVDAVVAMLDKAPSAEAPPHRIYNVGNNRPARLGDFIDTLEKLLEVKADRQFEPMQAGDVTRTYADMTLLERDFGFRPRTSLEVGLGKFVDWYRSEWTTRSVAL, encoded by the coding sequence TTGCCAATCTTGGTCACAGGTGCAGCTGGCTTTATCGGGAGCCATGTCTGTCTAAGGCTTATAGAGCGGGGTGACGAAGTTATCGGCGTCGACAACCTAAACGACTATTACGACCCGATGCTGAAGAAAGCCCGGCTGGCACGCCTAGTTGGGAAACGGGAATTTGCGTTTCGGGAGTTGGATATAGCCGACCCGATGGCGCTAGCGGAGAGCGTAAGCGGACAGACGATAAAAAAGGTCGTTCATTTGGCGGCTCAGGCTGGTGTGCGCCATTCCCTGGAAAATCCGCGAGCCTATATCCGCGCAAACATCAATGGTCACCTTGAAATCCTAGAGTTTTGCCGAGCCTGTCCAGGCTTTGAGCATCTGGTCTATGCGTCATCAAGCTCCGTCTATGGCGGCAACCGCAAAGTGCCGTTCAGCGAGGCCGACCCGGTCGATCATCCGGTATCGCTCTACGCTGCTACGAAAAAGTCGGATGAATTGATGAGCCATGCCTACGCTCATCTCTTTGGCGTGGCGCAGACCGGGTTGCGGTTTTTCACGGTGTATGGCCCTTGGGGCCGCCCAGATATGGCTTATTGGATATTCACCCAGGCCATGCTCGAGGATAAGCCGATCCGGGTTTTCAACAATGGCGATATGTGGCGCGATTTCACCTACATAGATGACGTCGTGGATGCAGTCGTTGCCATGCTCGATAAGGCGCCCTCTGCCGAAGCTCCGCCGCACCGGATCTACAATGTCGGCAATAACCGACCGGCTCGGCTTGGCGATTTCATTGATACTTTGGAAAAGCTTCTGGAGGTGAAGGCGGACCGCCAGTTTGAGCCGATGCAGGCTGGCGATGTCACGCGGACCTATGCCGACATGACATTACTGGAGCGAGACTTCGGCTTCAGACCGCGAACCTCTCTGGAGGTTGGGCTGGGAAAATTCGTCGATTGGTACCGGTCCGAATGGACCACGAGATCAGTAGCATTGTGA
- a CDS encoding aminotransferase produces MYTETGSQWNVAELEGAAHRHLISPAEELAKLGTSGGRPLFTSADGIHVRDSHGRTLIDGPGGMWCTQVGYGSKPIADAIAAQALRICYNSPWYSISGPAAELARRISSFAPGDLNHVFFTTGGSSAVDSALRFVQFYNNVLGRPTKKKIICRIDGYHGSSHLTAACSGRAGNRPNFDLELDTVSFISAPNIYRHPQGKSEAAFLEFLVAEFEERIAALKPENVGAFLAEPILASGGVIIPPKGYHRRILETCRKHDILYISDEVVTGFGRCGHWFASEEVFDIVPDIITFAKGVTSGYVPLGGFVLSESVLAKISGENAKGSFYTNGYTYSGHPVSCAAALANIGVIEDQDLLAHVREITPYFQEQLAKLRELPLVGDVRGVGLLGCVECATDPTSEAATDFDRQVALRIDRQCYENGLVVRPIGSMCVLSPALIITRPQIDEMVSILRESIVRVQAEIRAEGKF; encoded by the coding sequence ATGTATACTGAGACCGGATCGCAATGGAATGTTGCGGAATTGGAAGGTGCGGCCCATCGCCATCTGATCAGCCCAGCGGAAGAATTGGCGAAGCTCGGGACGTCCGGCGGCCGCCCTCTGTTCACGTCCGCCGATGGCATCCACGTCCGTGACAGCCACGGTCGTACCCTGATCGATGGACCCGGCGGCATGTGGTGCACCCAGGTTGGCTATGGTTCCAAACCGATCGCCGACGCCATCGCCGCTCAGGCACTTCGCATCTGCTACAATTCGCCTTGGTACTCGATCAGCGGCCCGGCGGCGGAACTTGCGCGGCGCATCTCCTCATTCGCCCCCGGCGATCTCAACCACGTCTTCTTCACGACTGGTGGATCCTCGGCCGTGGATTCGGCGCTTCGCTTCGTTCAGTTCTACAACAACGTACTGGGCCGCCCCACCAAGAAGAAGATCATCTGCCGCATAGACGGCTATCACGGCAGTTCCCACCTGACTGCCGCCTGCTCGGGCCGGGCGGGAAACAGACCCAATTTCGACCTCGAGCTCGACACTGTGTCCTTCATTTCAGCCCCCAACATCTATCGGCATCCGCAGGGCAAGAGCGAGGCGGCATTCCTTGAATTCCTGGTCGCCGAATTCGAGGAGCGGATCGCGGCGCTGAAGCCGGAGAATGTCGGCGCCTTCCTCGCCGAGCCGATCCTGGCGTCGGGCGGCGTCATCATACCGCCCAAGGGATATCACCGCCGGATCCTCGAGACCTGCCGCAAGCACGACATCCTGTATATCTCCGACGAGGTGGTCACCGGCTTCGGACGTTGCGGCCACTGGTTCGCGTCGGAGGAGGTCTTCGACATCGTGCCGGACATCATCACCTTCGCCAAAGGCGTGACCTCCGGCTATGTTCCTCTCGGCGGTTTCGTCCTTTCCGAGAGCGTCCTGGCGAAAATCTCCGGCGAAAACGCGAAAGGCAGCTTCTACACGAACGGCTATACCTATAGCGGCCATCCCGTGAGCTGCGCGGCGGCGCTCGCCAATATAGGGGTGATCGAAGACCAGGATCTCCTCGCCCATGTGCGCGAGATTACGCCCTACTTCCAGGAACAGCTGGCCAAGCTGCGCGAGCTGCCCCTGGTCGGCGATGTTCGTGGCGTCGGGCTTCTGGGCTGCGTTGAATGCGCAACGGATCCCACTTCGGAAGCCGCCACCGATTTTGACCGACAAGTGGCTCTCAGGATCGACCGCCAGTGCTACGAAAACGGCCTGGTCGTCCGCCCGATCGGCAGCATGTGCGTGCTTTCACCCGCGCTCATCATCACGCGCCCGCAAATCGACGAGATGGTTTCCATCCTGCGCGAAAGCATCGTGCGGGTGCAGGCGGAAATACGAGCGGAAGGCAAGTTCTGA
- a CDS encoding TetR family transcriptional regulator C-terminal domain-containing protein, translating into MAEKNDDISNHSAQRRKQLLDAGLTVIARRGLSGITVHDIAKEAGCSYGVIAFHFKTKERLLLAVLDLLASNYEKIWLDAMASAPPSPAERLRVLLEVDFAPNVAKPNYLAVWIAFWAEASRVPAYKKRCSELKRRSLQTIVDLVSELAVARGLDTDVQAVSQGLYAITDGFWIFGHVTGETGPKDRKRYRQVCQTFLSAFFPQDFSTTALTPPDSRAGRSPRRSSIAGEI; encoded by the coding sequence ATGGCTGAAAAAAATGATGACATTTCCAATCACAGCGCGCAGCGTCGGAAGCAGCTTCTGGACGCTGGCCTGACCGTGATTGCGCGCCGTGGCTTGTCCGGGATAACCGTGCACGACATCGCCAAGGAAGCTGGCTGCAGCTACGGCGTCATCGCCTTCCACTTCAAGACCAAGGAGCGCCTGTTGCTGGCCGTGCTCGATCTGCTGGCAAGCAACTACGAGAAGATATGGCTGGATGCGATGGCATCCGCGCCCCCTTCCCCCGCGGAGAGGTTGCGTGTGCTGCTGGAGGTGGATTTCGCCCCCAACGTGGCCAAGCCCAACTACCTCGCCGTCTGGATCGCCTTCTGGGCGGAGGCGTCTCGCGTACCCGCCTACAAGAAGCGTTGCAGCGAGCTGAAGCGTCGCTCACTTCAGACAATCGTGGATCTGGTGTCCGAACTCGCGGTCGCGCGTGGCCTGGATACCGACGTGCAGGCCGTTTCCCAGGGGCTGTACGCAATCACCGACGGCTTCTGGATATTTGGGCACGTGACCGGCGAAACCGGACCAAAGGATCGCAAGCGATACCGGCAGGTTTGCCAGACATTTCTGTCGGCGTTCTTCCCACAGGATTTCAGCACGACCGCATTGACCCCGCCGGACAGCCGCGCGGGACGATCGCCTCGGCGATCAAGCATAGCAGGAGAAATTTGA
- a CDS encoding ABC transporter permease has product MHIDHADAPLRLIKYRRSRLATLRKNLKRTSWPARLGLAVVILYAVMAIFAPVLAPFGEADVVSTEPFAPWSLVHLFGTDQLGRDVFSRLIYGARNSVGIAFITTTIAFFIGGSLGILSAISHPWLDYLLSTLADTLMAIPQLIFALILLALFGSSIPSIVLIIAVLSATQIFRLSRSLARNIAVMEFIEAAHLRGEKARWIVAREILPNILPTLLAEFGLRFCFVFLTISALSFLGLGIQPPSADWGTMVRESATFISYGNITPLLPAMAIALLTVSINFVIDWFLDIASGLRDDQ; this is encoded by the coding sequence ATGCATATCGACCACGCCGACGCGCCGTTGCGGCTGATCAAATACCGCAGATCGCGCCTTGCCACGCTTCGCAAGAACCTGAAACGGACGTCGTGGCCTGCAAGGCTCGGTCTCGCCGTGGTGATCCTCTATGCTGTGATGGCGATCTTCGCTCCTGTGCTTGCGCCTTTTGGTGAGGCGGATGTCGTCTCGACCGAACCGTTTGCGCCATGGAGCCTCGTTCACCTGTTCGGCACGGATCAGCTTGGCCGGGACGTATTCAGCCGTTTGATCTACGGTGCCCGCAACTCCGTGGGCATCGCCTTCATCACCACGACAATTGCATTCTTCATCGGTGGCTCGCTTGGGATTCTGTCGGCGATCTCGCATCCATGGCTCGACTACCTGCTCTCCACCCTGGCCGATACGCTGATGGCGATCCCGCAGCTGATCTTCGCGCTCATTCTGCTGGCTCTCTTCGGCTCTTCCATCCCCAGCATCGTGCTGATCATCGCCGTCCTCAGCGCGACCCAGATCTTTCGGTTGTCGCGATCGTTGGCACGCAACATCGCGGTCATGGAGTTCATCGAGGCCGCACATCTGCGCGGGGAAAAGGCGCGCTGGATTGTCGCGAGGGAAATCCTGCCGAACATCCTGCCGACACTGCTTGCCGAGTTTGGTCTGCGTTTCTGTTTCGTGTTCCTTACAATTTCGGCGCTATCGTTCCTTGGCCTTGGCATCCAGCCGCCTTCTGCGGACTGGGGCACCATGGTGCGCGAAAGCGCGACATTCATCAGCTATGGCAACATCACGCCGCTGCTGCCTGCCATGGCAATCGCGCTGCTGACCGTCAGCATCAACTTCGTCATCGACTGGTTCCTCGATATCGCCAGCGGGCTGCGCGATGATCAGTAA